In the Kitasatospora terrestris genome, one interval contains:
- a CDS encoding Yip1 family protein, translating to MAGNRHDNGQGVDPRQGWSTPGGQTPQYGGPAGEPEYFTAPQPPYPADGPGDQPGHTRAFPIGGQPYGGHPYGGTEPYQPYEGDYGYQGGYDGGYDGGGPEQDPHGGYRGEDNVAVYRAGGQSSPHQGGPRLPWRELLVGMYREPNRTFDRMRDHQVWLPALCVSLLYGVLAVFAIGSTRGDVVNSTFSVAVWAIVAAAVGFSLAGAVLGAVTHALARQFGGDGPWQSTVGLAVLITWTTDAPRLLLALFLPVTNPVVQVVGWATWLACAALLTTMVRRVHDLPWGKAAGAAAVQLLALLVLIKLPTLG from the coding sequence GTGGCTGGCAATCGACACGACAACGGGCAGGGCGTCGACCCCCGACAGGGGTGGTCGACGCCCGGCGGGCAGACGCCGCAGTACGGCGGCCCGGCGGGGGAGCCCGAGTACTTCACCGCCCCGCAGCCGCCCTACCCGGCGGACGGCCCCGGCGACCAGCCGGGGCACACCCGCGCCTTCCCGATCGGGGGCCAGCCGTACGGCGGTCACCCGTACGGCGGCACCGAGCCCTACCAGCCGTACGAGGGCGACTACGGCTACCAGGGCGGCTACGACGGCGGGTACGACGGCGGCGGCCCCGAGCAGGACCCGCACGGCGGCTACCGGGGCGAGGACAACGTCGCCGTCTACCGGGCCGGCGGCCAGTCCTCACCGCACCAGGGCGGCCCCCGGCTGCCCTGGCGGGAGCTGCTGGTCGGGATGTACCGCGAGCCGAACCGGACCTTCGACCGGATGCGCGACCACCAGGTCTGGCTGCCCGCCCTCTGCGTCTCGCTGCTCTACGGCGTGCTCGCCGTCTTCGCGATCGGCTCCACCCGCGGGGACGTGGTCAACTCCACCTTCTCGGTCGCGGTCTGGGCGATCGTCGCCGCCGCGGTCGGCTTCAGCCTCGCCGGGGCGGTGCTCGGCGCCGTCACCCACGCGCTGGCCCGCCAGTTCGGCGGTGACGGGCCCTGGCAGTCCACCGTCGGCCTGGCCGTCCTGATCACCTGGACCACGGACGCGCCGCGGCTGCTGCTCGCGCTCTTCCTTCCGGTCACCAACCCGGTGGTGCAGGTGGTCGGCTGGGCGACCTGGCTGGCCTGCGCCGCCCTGCTGACCACCATGGTCCGCCGGGTGCACGACCTGCCCTGGGGCAAGGCGGCCGGGGCCGCCGCCGTGCAGCTGCTCGCCCTGCTGGTGCTGATCAAGCTGCCCACGCTGGGCTGA